One genomic region from Leptospira inadai serovar Lyme str. 10 encodes:
- a CDS encoding acyl-CoA desaturase, translating to MAIILSFFAGHWFLAAFVQSFFLHRYSAHQMFKLNRFWEKFFYFFTFFVQGSSYLNPRAYAILHRQHHAYSDTVKDPHSPIASTGFLDMMWTTAVTYENILNHKTEVEKDFRGNYPEMPFFDRFADSWFVRLFFGTSYTLFYMAFVPGDALWLYAFLPVHYLMSPVHGAIVNWCGHMYGYRNHAKNPDNSKNTLPIDILILGELYQNNHHAHPNSPNFAFRWFELDLTYQVMKVLHFLRVIKIQRAVWTEKGRQEIPGTPRSPLADVA from the coding sequence ATGGCAATCATTCTAAGCTTTTTCGCAGGACATTGGTTTTTAGCGGCCTTTGTGCAGTCTTTTTTCCTGCACCGCTATTCAGCCCATCAAATGTTCAAGCTAAACCGTTTCTGGGAAAAGTTCTTTTATTTCTTTACCTTCTTCGTTCAAGGTTCTTCTTATTTAAATCCTCGCGCGTATGCCATACTTCATCGCCAACATCATGCATATAGCGATACCGTAAAAGATCCACATTCGCCTATCGCTTCTACCGGCTTCTTGGACATGATGTGGACTACAGCAGTCACGTACGAAAATATTCTAAATCATAAAACGGAAGTCGAAAAGGACTTCAGAGGAAACTATCCCGAGATGCCTTTCTTCGATCGATTTGCGGATTCTTGGTTCGTTCGTTTATTTTTCGGAACTTCTTACACTCTATTTTATATGGCGTTTGTTCCCGGAGATGCCCTTTGGCTTTATGCGTTTCTTCCCGTTCATTACTTGATGAGCCCCGTTCATGGTGCGATCGTTAACTGGTGCGGTCATATGTACGGATACCGGAACCACGCAAAGAATCCGGATAATTCCAAAAATACCCTGCCGATCGATATTCTGATCCTAGGAGAATTGTACCAAAACAATCACCATGCTCATCCCAATTCTCCGAACTTCGCGTTTCGTTGGTTTGAACTCGACCTTACCTATCAGGTTATGAAAGTTCTACACTTCCTAAGAGTCATCAAAATTCAAAGAGCCGTTTGGACCGAAAAAGGAAGACAAGAAATTCCCGGAACTCCTCGCTCTCCCCTTGCCGACGTCGCATAA